A single window of Candidatus Woesearchaeota archaeon DNA harbors:
- a CDS encoding VWA domain-containing protein, which produces MVFLSFTDPVYLWFSFAIPLLILIHFITLRFSRRKAFKFANFETIQRITGGVLLTKNTSLLVIRLIILTSLILAISGAIFNYIGSGTNFKYVLAIDASSSMTAEDIAPSRLAVAKEAAKIFVDEIGSKTSIGIISFAGTPLINEPITLSRANVKNAIDEIRILAIGGTDIGGAIITAINMFESLRDDLGGGKAIVLLTDGRSNVGISIDNAINRANDMNLVVHTIGIGTNEGGLLLGTNVTLKIDEDGLFNLAEKTGGVYFKAETPEQLVESYKQIANIGITKISLQLKTPLLILGLFLLLFEWLLMNTKYRILP; this is translated from the coding sequence ATGGTATTTTTATCTTTTACAGATCCGGTGTATCTTTGGTTTTCATTTGCAATACCTTTGTTAATTTTAATACATTTTATAACTTTAAGATTCAGTAGAAGAAAAGCTTTCAAATTTGCAAACTTTGAAACCATACAAAGGATTACTGGCGGGGTGCTACTTACTAAAAATACCAGTTTGTTAGTTATTCGTTTAATTATTTTAACTTCGCTAATTTTGGCTATATCCGGAGCTATATTTAATTATATTGGGAGCGGTACTAATTTCAAATATGTTTTAGCAATAGATGCCTCTAGCAGTATGACTGCTGAAGATATTGCGCCGAGCAGGCTTGCAGTCGCCAAAGAAGCTGCAAAAATATTCGTTGATGAAATTGGGAGCAAGACTTCTATAGGCATAATTTCTTTTGCAGGCACACCTTTAATTAATGAGCCAATAACCTTATCAAGAGCAAATGTAAAAAATGCAATTGATGAGATTAGGATATTAGCTATTGGCGGCACCGATATAGGGGGAGCTATAATAACAGCTATAAATATGTTTGAAAGTTTAAGAGATGATTTAGGGGGGGGGAAAGCCATAGTTTTACTAACAGACGGAAGGAGCAATGTTGGAATCTCAATAGATAATGCAATAAATCGCGCAAATGACATGAACCTTGTAGTTCATACTATAGGTATAGGTACAAACGAAGGCGGTTTATTATTAGGCACAAATGTTACATTAAAAATAGATGAAGATGGACTATTCAATCTTGCAGAAAAAACCGGCGGGGTTTATTTTAAGGCTGAAACTCCGGAGCAATTAGTTGAATCATATAAGCAAATAGCAAATATTGGCATAACTAAAATTTCGCTTCAATTGAAAACTCCTTTGTTAATATTAGGTTTATTCTTATTGTTATTTGAATGGCTTTTAATGAATACAAAATATAGAATTTTGCCATAG
- a CDS encoding DUF58 domain-containing protein translates to MAKKSKFKIDIGKAINRLDIEIKRNASAQAIGFYKSAFRGQGLEFEEYANYGVGEDASNIDWKASGRSTSLLVKRYIEERNLKVFFLVDVSSSMIFGSGIKLKNEYAAELILSLSHSMIEAGDEVGFALFNENVTKKLKPAGGKPQYYQITKALVNPDFYGGGYNFIEALNFVKNFLDDEVLLIIVSDFIGLKGNWEEKVKLIANRFDIIAMMIRDPRDLKLPSDPGQVVVEDPHTGEQTLIEPNKIRKLYSKINNQQIIKIKKAFVKNNCDFIDFYTDKPYITRVISFFKMRAFKVT, encoded by the coding sequence TTGGCAAAAAAATCTAAGTTTAAAATTGATATTGGGAAAGCAATCAATAGGCTGGATATTGAAATAAAACGAAATGCTTCTGCGCAAGCTATCGGTTTTTATAAAAGCGCTTTTCGAGGCCAAGGTTTAGAATTTGAAGAATACGCAAATTATGGGGTAGGAGAAGATGCGAGCAATATTGACTGGAAAGCTTCTGGCAGATCAACTTCTTTGCTAGTGAAAAGATATATTGAAGAAAGAAATTTAAAAGTTTTTTTTTTAGTTGATGTTAGTTCTTCAATGATTTTTGGTTCGGGTATAAAGTTAAAAAATGAATATGCTGCAGAACTTATATTATCATTGTCTCATTCTATGATTGAAGCAGGGGATGAGGTAGGGTTTGCATTGTTTAATGAGAATGTCACAAAAAAACTAAAACCTGCTGGCGGGAAACCCCAATATTATCAAATAACAAAAGCGCTGGTTAACCCTGATTTTTATGGGGGGGGTTATAATTTTATTGAAGCCTTGAATTTTGTTAAAAACTTTTTAGATGATGAGGTTTTATTGATAATTGTTTCAGATTTTATAGGATTAAAGGGCAATTGGGAAGAAAAAGTTAAATTAATTGCCAATCGATTTGATATAATTGCTATGATGATTCGTGATCCTCGGGATTTGAAACTTCCTTCAGACCCCGGGCAAGTAGTTGTTGAAGACCCGCACACTGGAGAACAAACATTAATAGAACCAAATAAAATTAGAAAACTCTATTCTAAAATTAATAATCAGCAAATTATAAAAATAAAAAAGGCATTTGTCAAGAATAATTGTGATTTTATAGATTTTTATACTGATAAACCTTATATTACGAGGGTAATTAGTTTTTTTAAGATGAGGGCTTTTAAAGTTACATAA
- a CDS encoding MoxR family ATPase has product MRNEMGKIVIGQHEVINGVIRGLIANGHILVEGVPGIAKTLIIRTLAKVTGCLNNRIQFTVDLLPTDLTGITAYDKVKGFYTIKGPIFSNFIIADEINRSPPKTQSALLEAMQEKQVTISKETFHMMKPFFVMATQNPIETAGTYRLPEAQIDRFLFKVLITYPNFEQEKQILSTNMTLKEFDNYDIKSVTNSKEIIQMQEIAQKIYLSEEIEKYIVEIVMATRNPKDYNLKLGKYILYGSSPRASIGLFIASKCDALMAGKNYVVPQNVKNVAYDVLRHRILLTYEGQAENIKTEQIIEEILDKVPMP; this is encoded by the coding sequence ATGCGAAATGAAATGGGGAAGATAGTTATAGGTCAGCATGAAGTGATTAATGGCGTAATAAGGGGGTTAATTGCAAATGGCCATATACTTGTCGAGGGCGTTCCCGGTATTGCAAAAACTCTAATAATTAGAACATTAGCAAAAGTAACCGGGTGTTTGAATAATAGAATACAATTTACTGTTGATTTGCTTCCTACTGATTTAACCGGTATTACTGCATATGATAAAGTGAAAGGATTTTACACCATCAAGGGTCCAATTTTTTCAAATTTTATAATTGCAGATGAAATTAATAGGTCTCCCCCTAAAACGCAATCTGCTTTGTTAGAGGCTATGCAGGAAAAACAGGTAACTATTTCCAAAGAAACATTTCATATGATGAAACCATTTTTTGTTATGGCTACTCAAAACCCGATAGAGACTGCCGGAACTTATCGTTTACCTGAAGCGCAGATTGATAGATTTTTATTTAAGGTTTTAATCACATATCCTAATTTTGAACAGGAAAAACAAATATTGAGCACTAATATGACATTAAAAGAATTTGATAATTATGACATTAAAAGTGTAACCAATTCCAAAGAAATTATCCAGATGCAGGAAATTGCGCAAAAAATTTATCTTAGCGAAGAAATTGAAAAATATATTGTTGAGATTGTAATGGCAACACGCAACCCTAAAGATTATAATTTAAAATTAGGAAAGTATATACTCTATGGCAGTTCGCCTAGGGCGTCAATTGGATTGTTCATTGCTTCCAAATGTGATGCTTTAATGGCTGGTAAAAATTATGTTGTTCCCCAAAATGTTAAAAATGTTGCATATGATGTGTTAAGGCACAGAATTCTTTTGACTTATGAAGGGCAAGCTGAAAATATTAAGACTGAACAAATCATCGAAGAGATTTTAGATAAAGTACCGATGCCGTAG